In Candidatus Falkowbacteria bacterium, a genomic segment contains:
- a CDS encoding ABC transporter substrate-binding protein: MFSFKRRPQTTKNLDQQLVFQLSKSRIPSPRQLKYLSHFIKGRERLFLYGFFVIMVSGLAILGSLLYQKYIELIPKAGGTYIEAMLGNPQYINPLYASLNPIDADLEELLFSRLYTSDAEGNTVPDLADEQTISAENKTYKITLREAHWPTGELITADDVLFTFNLIQNPDYKSPLNARFSQVTAEKVDDKTISFSLSEPYGRFTSLLDFGILPKNLWEGVSPEMIPLAELNLKPIGSGPYKLKSLVKNNTGTIRSYTLERNEHYYGQAPYLDKIIFKFFPSSEEMVAAINNGHVNGLAELPANLIETIIAKNSLNFHTIPQPYLTAVFFNAKAKGAVSLAPIRQALTAIEKQNVLSIAGQSDRKIADSLIPASYTKTEAMPALQLNEAQQLLEKNDWKLRTLTTADLEAIKTSKTPGSITELGVGEWRMKGNDGIIITLAAPTSLKGVAEKVAEDWKKLGVKVNLKIQEDTQIQNQALANKDFDAIIYTEALETGDPYPFWATDGPGNISGYSRSDVDTWLKEARLSSDANVVSDRYNKFQTALITDVPAIPLFWKAYIYPQTKKLKGFSSTFLSDSSDRFIDIESWYLKVKRQIK; the protein is encoded by the coding sequence ATGTTTTCTTTTAAACGTCGTCCGCAAACAACAAAAAATCTTGATCAACAATTAGTTTTTCAACTTTCTAAATCGCGTATCCCCTCCCCCCGTCAATTAAAATACTTAAGTCATTTTATAAAAGGACGAGAGAGACTTTTTTTGTATGGTTTTTTTGTTATTATGGTTAGTGGATTAGCAATTCTTGGATCACTATTATACCAAAAATATATTGAACTAATTCCAAAGGCTGGTGGTACATATATAGAAGCCATGCTTGGAAACCCACAATATATTAACCCCCTCTATGCTTCTTTAAATCCAATTGATGCTGATCTTGAAGAATTACTTTTTTCTCGTCTCTATACATCTGATGCCGAAGGTAATACCGTTCCTGACCTTGCAGACGAACAAACAATTTCCGCTGAAAATAAAACCTACAAAATTACTTTACGGGAAGCTCACTGGCCAACTGGCGAATTGATTACGGCTGACGATGTTTTGTTTACTTTTAATTTAATTCAAAATCCTGATTATAAATCACCATTGAACGCACGTTTCTCCCAAGTAACTGCCGAAAAAGTTGATGACAAAACAATTTCCTTTAGCTTAAGTGAACCCTACGGACGTTTTACTAGTCTCTTGGACTTTGGAATTCTTCCAAAAAATCTCTGGGAGGGCGTTAGTCCGGAAATGATTCCCTTAGCCGAACTTAATCTTAAACCAATTGGTTCAGGACCATATAAACTTAAATCATTAGTAAAAAATAATACTGGAACAATTCGCTCATATACCCTGGAACGAAATGAACACTATTATGGACAAGCTCCATACTTAGATAAAATTATATTTAAGTTTTTCCCAAGCTCAGAAGAAATGGTGGCCGCTATTAATAATGGTCATGTTAATGGTTTAGCTGAGTTACCGGCAAATTTAATTGAGACAATTATTGCAAAAAATTCTCTGAACTTTCACACTATTCCTCAGCCTTATTTAACAGCAGTTTTCTTTAATGCAAAAGCTAAAGGGGCTGTCTCTTTAGCACCAATTCGTCAGGCCTTAACAGCCATTGAAAAACAAAATGTACTTTCTATTGCTGGGCAAAGTGATCGTAAGATTGCCGACAGTCTTATCCCTGCCTCTTACACCAAAACAGAAGCAATGCCTGCTCTGCAATTAAATGAAGCACAGCAGCTTTTAGAAAAAAATGATTGGAAACTAAGAACATTAACAACGGCTGACCTTGAAGCAATCAAAACTTCAAAAACTCCTGGTTCAATTACCGAACTTGGAGTTGGTGAATGGAGAATGAAGGGCAACGATGGTATAATCATTACCTTAGCGGCTCCAACCTCACTTAAGGGAGTTGCGGAAAAGGTAGCTGAAGATTGGAAAAAACTAGGCGTCAAAGTAAATCTAAAAATTCAAGAAGATACCCAAATTCAAAATCAAGCACTAGCTAATAAGGATTTTGATGCCATTATTTATACTGAAGCTTTGGAAACAGGCGATCCCTATCCATTCTGGGCAACTGATGGACCAGGAAATATTTCTGGATATAGTCGCAGCGATGTTGATACCTGGCTTAAAGAAGCTCGGCTCAGTAGTGATGCAAATGTTGTAAGTGATCGATATAATAAATTTCAAACTGCCCTGATAACTGATGTTCCGGCAATCCCCTTATTCTGGAAAGCCTATATCTATCCCCAAACAAAAAAATTAAAAGGTTTTTCTTCAACTTTTTTAAGTGATTCAAGTGATCGTTTTATTGATATTGAATCTTGGTATCTTAAAGTAAAGCGACAAATTAAATAA
- a CDS encoding YmdB family metallophosphoesterase, producing MNILFIGDIVGSIGRKAVAALLPDIKKEMAIDFVIANGENSAHGKGITASIAEELLNSGVNWITTGDHCFDQSTNIQSCFNDEQPILRPANYSSQAPGRGYAVIPTELGDILLINLIGRSFMSRDYDSPFEKYTEIMALFTDKKFSAIIIDIHAEASSEKIAFRHFVDGSASALIGTHTHVQTADNCITSAGTGYLTDVGMTGYADGVIGVEKEPVLYSFLTQIKQPQRLPESGKAILSAVVISIDPATSRCQSILPIQRFISIQ from the coding sequence ATAAACATTCTATTTATAGGCGATATTGTTGGATCTATTGGTCGTAAAGCGGTTGCTGCTCTGTTGCCAGATATAAAAAAAGAGATGGCTATAGATTTTGTGATTGCCAATGGAGAAAATTCCGCTCATGGCAAAGGGATAACGGCTTCCATTGCCGAAGAGCTACTAAACTCAGGAGTTAATTGGATTACAACTGGCGATCATTGCTTTGATCAAAGCACAAATATTCAAAGTTGCTTTAATGATGAACAGCCAATTCTACGACCAGCAAATTACAGCTCACAAGCTCCGGGAAGAGGTTATGCTGTTATCCCAACAGAATTAGGCGACATTCTTCTAATAAACCTTATTGGGCGTAGTTTTATGTCACGCGACTATGATTCTCCCTTTGAAAAATACACTGAAATCATGGCGCTCTTTACAGATAAAAAATTTTCTGCTATAATAATAGATATACATGCAGAAGCATCTTCGGAAAAGATAGCTTTTCGTCATTTTGTTGATGGTAGTGCTAGTGCCCTCATCGGCACCCATACGCACGTTCAAACTGCTGATAATTGTATTACCTCTGCTGGTACAGGTTATTTAACTGATGTAGGTATGACCGGATATGCAGATGGAGTAATTGGAGTTGAAAAAGAACCTGTTTTATATTCATTTCTAACACAAATTAAACAACCTCAACGCCTTCCTGAATCTGGAAAAGCTATTCTTAGTGCGGTTGTAATTTCTATTGATCCGGCTACCAGTCGCTGCCAATCAATCTTACCTATTCAAAGATTTATCTCTATCCAATAA
- the rny gene encoding ribonuclease Y, translating to MPYLIYIVIAFVSILLGYWLRKQRALTQINSAELRAETILAETKNKEKKLILEAQDKALKIIEQAKIEASDRHKEVSQLQERLEQRENLFSQKLLELQDKQQALYDKVSKVEEAKEQIHKIREEQTAVLEKVAHLTRDEAQEKLFERLEKDSREALTSRLKKLENETSETIDEKARELVSAAMQRLSSNFITELTTTTVELPNDDLKGRIIGREGRNIKSIEQLTGVEIIVDDTPNAITISGFSAIRRHIAKQALEILIKDGRIHPTKIEEAIDQAKRELALDIKKAGEEALYELGITGFDPKLVQIIGRLKYRTSYGQNALKHAVEVSHLCGLLAESLGADVSTAKKGGLLHDIGKAVDHEVKGSHPEIGGQIARKFGLSEAVIAPIEKHHEDHPSDIVTIIVKVADAISSSRPGARHDSFEQYVQRLEELEKLTQSFEGVEKVYAIQAGREVRVFVKAEEVSDLKAHEMAKDIAKKIEEELKYPGEIKVNLLRETRVIEYAR from the coding sequence ATGCCCTATCTTATATATATAGTTATTGCTTTCGTCTCAATTTTACTTGGCTACTGGCTACGTAAACAACGAGCCTTAACGCAAATTAACAGTGCTGAATTACGTGCTGAAACAATTTTAGCGGAAACAAAAAATAAAGAAAAAAAGCTCATTCTTGAAGCCCAAGATAAGGCTTTAAAAATTATTGAACAAGCTAAAATTGAAGCTTCTGATCGTCATAAAGAAGTCTCTCAGCTTCAAGAACGACTAGAACAACGAGAAAATTTATTTTCCCAAAAACTGCTTGAACTTCAAGATAAGCAGCAGGCTTTATATGACAAAGTTTCAAAAGTTGAAGAAGCTAAAGAACAGATCCATAAAATTCGTGAAGAGCAAACCGCTGTCTTGGAAAAAGTGGCTCACTTAACGCGCGATGAAGCTCAAGAAAAATTATTTGAACGTTTGGAAAAAGATAGTCGTGAGGCCTTAACCTCTCGCCTAAAAAAATTAGAAAACGAGACTTCAGAAACGATTGATGAAAAGGCTCGGGAACTTGTTTCAGCCGCCATGCAACGTTTGTCCTCAAATTTTATCACTGAGTTAACTACAACTACTGTTGAATTACCTAATGACGATTTGAAAGGACGTATTATTGGTCGTGAGGGTAGAAATATAAAATCTATTGAGCAACTTACTGGTGTTGAAATTATTGTTGATGATACACCAAACGCTATTACTATTTCTGGTTTCTCAGCCATTCGTCGCCATATTGCCAAACAAGCTTTGGAAATTTTAATTAAAGATGGACGTATTCACCCAACAAAAATTGAAGAAGCCATTGATCAAGCAAAACGAGAATTAGCCCTTGATATTAAAAAAGCCGGAGAAGAAGCTTTGTATGAACTTGGAATTACTGGTTTTGATCCAAAACTAGTACAAATTATTGGTCGCTTAAAATATCGAACCAGCTATGGTCAAAACGCTTTGAAACACGCTGTAGAAGTTTCTCATCTTTGTGGTCTTTTGGCAGAAAGTCTTGGCGCTGATGTCAGTACAGCTAAAAAGGGTGGACTGCTTCATGATATTGGAAAAGCAGTTGACCATGAAGTAAAAGGTAGTCACCCAGAAATCGGTGGGCAAATTGCTCGTAAGTTTGGTTTAAGTGAAGCTGTTATTGCCCCAATTGAAAAACACCATGAAGATCACCCTTCTGATATTGTTACGATCATAGTTAAGGTAGCTGATGCCATTTCTTCATCTCGTCCAGGAGCTCGGCATGATAGTTTTGAACAATATGTTCAACGACTTGAAGAACTTGAAAAACTAACTCAGTCATTTGAAGGTGTTGAAAAAGTCTATGCTATTCAAGCCGGACGTGAAGTTCGTGTCTTTGTAAAAGCTGAAGAAGTCAGTGATCTAAAAGCCCATGAAATGGCCAAAGATATTGCTAAAAAAATTGAAGAAGAACTTAAATATCCAGGTGAAATTAAAGTTAACCTACTTCGCGAAACTCGCGTTATTGAATACGCCAGATAA
- a CDS encoding 3'-5' exonuclease: MPSTIITKLGLDRPLVFFDTETTGLNILNDRIIQLGYIKYIPGVKEAEKATLFFNPEMSIPASSTAVHGITDTDVANAPLFKDEAKKLLEIFSNCYFSGFNISSYDLPLLRQEFLRAGETFSFQSSDIIDSKTIFHAFEQRNLTAAYQFYCGKELVEAHDAMADTLAAAEVLMAQIDRYGAKEIMEVQVKYSQDFFDADGKFYWKDGQVCFAFSKHKHRSLAEVMEKEPTFLDWMLAQDFSEEVRKLVKDALKGKFPARD, encoded by the coding sequence ATGCCCTCTACTATTATCACCAAATTAGGTTTGGATCGGCCATTAGTTTTTTTTGATACCGAGACCACCGGATTAAATATCTTAAATGATCGGATTATTCAATTGGGATATATAAAGTATATTCCAGGAGTAAAAGAAGCAGAAAAGGCAACTCTTTTTTTTAACCCAGAAATGTCAATCCCAGCCTCTTCAACAGCTGTTCATGGTATTACTGATACTGACGTTGCGAACGCACCACTTTTTAAAGATGAGGCTAAAAAATTATTAGAGATTTTTTCAAATTGCTATTTTAGTGGTTTTAATATTTCTAGCTATGATTTGCCTCTCTTACGTCAAGAATTTCTTCGGGCTGGAGAAACTTTTTCTTTTCAAAGCAGTGATATTATTGATTCAAAAACAATTTTTCATGCCTTTGAACAACGAAATCTAACGGCTGCTTATCAATTTTATTGTGGTAAAGAATTAGTTGAAGCTCATGATGCTATGGCTGATACTTTGGCGGCAGCTGAAGTTCTTATGGCTCAGATTGATCGTTATGGTGCCAAAGAAATTATGGAAGTGCAAGTAAAATATTCTCAAGATTTTTTTGATGCTGATGGTAAGTTCTATTGGAAGGATGGACAGGTATGTTTTGCTTTTTCAAAGCATAAACATCGTAGCTTAGCTGAAGTTATGGAGAAAGAACCGACGTTTTTGGATTGGATGTTGGCTCAAGATTTCTCTGAAGAAGTTAGAAAGCTAGTTAAGGATGCTTTAAAAGGAAAGTTTCCAGCACGCGATTAA
- the ruvB gene encoding Holliday junction branch migration DNA helicase RuvB → MSDTIASTLSPKMREEDSAEVGLRPKILDEYIGQERVKENLLILIEAAKQRAEPIDHVLLYGAPGLGKTTLAHIIAKELGAQIRVTSGPALEKPGDLAAILTNLSPGDILFIDEIHRLPRTVEEVLYPAMEDFGLDIVIGKGPSAKILRLDLPRFSIIGATTRVSLLSSPLRDRFGMTYHLDFYQLKDLEQIIARSAKLLGLDLDDTSATAIAARARRTPRLANRLLRRVRDYCEVKAEGKIDAELSRQALELLDIDHLGLDRIDRKILETIIEKFAGGPVGISTIAAATGEDLATIEEVYEPYLLQLGFLNRTSRGREATDIAYKHLGKHR, encoded by the coding sequence ATGTCCGATACTATTGCTTCAACTCTTTCCCCAAAAATGCGTGAAGAAGACTCCGCAGAGGTTGGCTTGCGTCCAAAAATTTTGGATGAGTATATTGGTCAAGAACGAGTTAAAGAAAATTTGCTAATCTTAATTGAAGCCGCAAAGCAACGAGCTGAACCAATTGATCATGTCCTGTTATACGGTGCGCCTGGTCTTGGTAAAACAACGTTGGCTCATATTATTGCTAAAGAATTAGGAGCTCAGATTAGAGTCACCTCTGGTCCAGCTTTGGAAAAACCTGGTGACTTAGCAGCGATTTTAACAAATTTAAGTCCAGGTGATATTTTATTTATTGATGAAATTCATCGTTTACCTCGAACCGTTGAGGAAGTACTTTACCCGGCTATGGAAGATTTTGGTTTAGATATTGTTATTGGGAAAGGGCCTTCGGCAAAAATTCTGCGCTTAGATTTACCTCGTTTTTCAATTATTGGTGCCACAACACGAGTTAGTTTGTTGTCATCGCCATTACGTGATCGATTTGGGATGACCTATCACTTGGATTTTTATCAGCTAAAAGACTTAGAGCAAATTATCGCTCGAAGTGCAAAGTTATTAGGTCTGGATTTGGATGATACTTCTGCAACAGCCATTGCAGCGCGTGCTCGTCGCACTCCACGTCTAGCTAATCGTTTACTTCGTCGCGTTCGTGATTATTGTGAGGTTAAGGCAGAAGGCAAGATTGATGCTGAATTATCTCGTCAGGCTCTTGAACTTTTGGATATTGATCATTTGGGTCTTGATAGAATTGATAGAAAAATTTTAGAAACGATTATTGAAAAGTTTGCCGGTGGCCCGGTTGGTATTAGCACAATTGCCGCAGCGACAGGTGAAGATTTGGCAACGATTGAAGAGGTCTATGAACCATATTTGCTACAACTTGGCTTTTTAAATCGCACCTCAAGAGGACGAGAGGCGACTGATATTGCCTACAAGCACTTAGGTAAGCATAGATAA
- a CDS encoding PH domain-containing protein yields the protein MMHLYKLPHPMPDEKVIRIIHRDIFIALKRVGLFMLLLTLPSVVFLMIDDIVPSANDFGVATIIILLSLSVYLLFIWLLFFFSIIDYFLDIWVITDKRIIDIQQNGFFSRAISEQMVAKIQDITSDTHGFWPTVWKYGNLTVQTAAQTNKFYFEEISNPEEVRDLLIRLAAASATQPTSDSESKIV from the coding sequence ATGATGCACTTATATAAACTTCCTCATCCAATGCCCGACGAGAAGGTAATTCGAATTATTCATCGAGATATTTTTATTGCTTTAAAGCGGGTTGGTTTATTTATGTTGCTGTTAACATTGCCATCTGTTGTTTTCTTAATGATTGATGATATTGTCCCCTCGGCTAATGATTTTGGTGTAGCCACAATAATTATTTTGCTTTCATTAAGTGTTTATTTGTTATTTATCTGGTTATTATTTTTCTTTTCTATTATTGATTATTTTCTAGATATTTGGGTAATCACTGATAAACGTATTATTGATATTCAACAGAATGGTTTTTTTTCTAGAGCTATTTCTGAGCAGATGGTGGCAAAAATTCAGGACATTACCAGTGATACTCATGGATTTTGGCCAACAGTTTGGAAATATGGAAATTTAACAGTGCAAACAGCTGCTCAAACTAATAAATTTTATTTTGAAGAAATATCTAACCCTGAGGAAGTTCGAGATTTATTAATTAGATTAGCTGCAGCGTCCGCTACTCAGCCTACTAGTGATTCTGAATCTAAAATAGTCTAA
- the queA gene encoding tRNA preQ1(34) S-adenosylmethionine ribosyltransferase-isomerase QueA, whose product MKLSDFNYQLPENLIAQAPASPRDQSRLLILHRTSGRLEHRRFFNIVDYLDTGDVLVINDSKVIPARLIGNKLTGGKVEIFLSHLVSLEKEEEIWECLIKGKHIKVNSEIIFSKKFKAVVQEKINDVWLVKFNCSGQKFQKFLEEYGQVPLPPYIKTLKNTYKKQYQTVYADTKHKGSVAAPTAGLHFTPRLIKELEKKGVIIKKVTLHVGLGTFLPVRVDTIKKHQMHSEWVEVKKEVFKEITSARKRGNKAIAVGTTTVRSLEAAFRVSPTKDFQGWVNIFIYPPYQFKTIDGLITNFHLPESTLLMLVSALAGRQKILKAYKEAVKEKYRFFSFGDAMLIVA is encoded by the coding sequence ATGAAGTTGAGTGATTTTAATTATCAATTACCTGAGAATTTAATTGCCCAAGCTCCAGCTTCACCTCGTGACCAGTCTCGATTATTAATTCTCCATCGCACCTCCGGTCGTCTTGAGCATCGGCGGTTTTTTAATATTGTTGATTATTTAGATACAGGTGATGTTTTGGTTATTAATGATTCAAAAGTAATTCCAGCTCGTTTGATTGGTAATAAATTAACGGGTGGAAAAGTAGAAATATTTTTGTCCCATTTAGTTTCTCTAGAAAAAGAAGAGGAAATTTGGGAGTGCTTAATTAAGGGTAAACATATTAAAGTTAACAGTGAGATTATTTTTAGTAAGAAATTTAAGGCAGTGGTTCAAGAGAAAATTAATGATGTTTGGTTAGTAAAATTTAATTGTAGCGGTCAAAAATTTCAAAAATTTCTGGAAGAGTATGGTCAAGTCCCTTTACCACCCTATATCAAGACTTTAAAAAATACATATAAAAAACAGTATCAAACTGTTTATGCCGATACAAAGCACAAAGGCTCTGTGGCAGCCCCAACAGCTGGTCTACACTTCACACCTCGTTTAATAAAAGAATTAGAAAAAAAAGGTGTGATAATAAAAAAAGTGACATTGCATGTTGGTCTTGGAACCTTTTTACCCGTTCGAGTTGATACTATAAAAAAACATCAAATGCATAGTGAGTGGGTTGAAGTAAAAAAAGAAGTTTTTAAAGAAATTACCTCGGCACGAAAACGAGGTAATAAAGCTATTGCCGTTGGTACTACCACGGTTCGGTCTCTGGAAGCAGCCTTTAGAGTTTCCCCAACAAAAGATTTTCAAGGTTGGGTAAATATTTTTATTTATCCGCCATACCAATTTAAAACCATTGATGGTCTTATTACTAATTTTCATTTACCTGAATCAACATTACTTATGTTAGTTTCAGCATTAGCCGGTAGGCAGAAAATATTAAAGGCTTATAAAGAAGCTGTGAAAGAAAAGTATAGGTTTTTTAGTTTTGGAGATGCGATGTTGATTGTTGCTTAA